A window of Microbacterium hominis genomic DNA:
CGGCCGCGCCGCGTCGGCTGGTACGACGCCCCGATCACCCGCTACGCCACTCGCATCAACGGCATCACCGACCTCGTGCTGACCAAGCTCGACATCCTGACCGGTCTCGACCAGATCCCCGTGTGCGTCGCCTACGACGTCGACGGCCGGCATTTCGACGAGGTGCCGGTGAACCAGTCCGACTTCCACCACGCAAAGCCGGTGCTGGAGTACTTCCCGGGCTGGAAGGAAGACATCTCCGGCGCCCGCACGTTCGACGACCTCCCGCAGGCGGCGCAGGACTACGTGCTCGCCCTGGAGGCGATGAGCGGCACCCGCATCTCGGTCATCGGCGTAGGCCCCGCCCGCGACGCCGTGATCGTGCGCCACGACCTCGTCGATTGATGAGGTTCGCAGCGGTCGTGCACTCTGCGTCAGCCGCGACGTGCCGGGGTCGCGCGCGCGCCACGTGCCGGGGTGGTGCGCGTGCCACGTGCCGGGGTCGTGCGCGTGCCACTTGCCGAAATCAGGTGATCCGGCGAGGACAGGACGCTGCGGCCCGCAATCAGCCTGTCTACGGCGGATCACCTGTTCTGGGCAAGCGTCTGGGCAAGGGGTTGCGCGAGGGGTTGCGCGAGGGTCTGGGCAAGGGGTTGCGCGAGGGGTTGCGCGAGGGTCTGGGCAAGGGGTTGCGCGAACGGTTGGGCGAAGCTCTGGGAAAGAGCTTGCGCGAGAGCGGGTCGCGCGCGGGACACCGGGGGGCTGAGGCATGAGGTTCCTCCTGGGCGGCTACACCGCCGACATGGATGGCCGCGCCGACGGCATCGGCGTGCTGCTGGCCGGCGCAGCCGACGACGCCCTGGCGGGCGGCACGCTGGCCCTCGCCGACGACGTCGTCACGACCGGCGGATCACCCTCGTGGCTCACCCCGCACCCGACACTCGACGTCGTCTACGCAGCGCTCGAGGGCGACGGCACGGTGCAGGCGTTCCGCCGCACCGGCGAGACGACGTACGTGCCGCTTGGAGCGCCGGTGGCCGCCGGCGACTCGCCGTGCCACGTTGCGGTGTCGCCCGACGGGTCGTTCCTGGTGGTCTCCTGCTGGAGCGACGGTCGCGTGGTGCGCATGGCAGTGGATGCCGCGGGCCGCCCGCACACGCCCGTGATCGCCCCGATGCCCGCCGATCCCTACGACGCCGATGCCGGAGCGACCGTCTCGTTCGCCGCCCCGGGACTCGACCTCGCCGCTGCGGCCCGCGCGCTGCGCGAAGCCGCCGGCGAGGAGTACGCGCACCTCGTTCCCGACCACGACCGCGAACCGGTTGAGGACGTGGATGCCGGGGGCGCGGCATCCACTCGTCCGCCGCATGCGCATCAGGCGGTGTTCCTGCCGGGCGGCCTCATCGCGACCACCGACATGGGCTACGACCTGGTGCGGTTCTGGCGCGACAGTCCGGCCGGGCTTCGCCTCGTGCAGGACGTCGTGCTGCCGCAGGGGAGCGGACCCCGGCACATGCGCCGCCACCCGAGCGGACACCTCTACGTCGTGGCCGAGCTCTCGTGCGAGGTGTTCGCACTCGCATACGACCCGGCCGCGGCGCAGGGTGCGGGGGCGTGGCGCGTCGTCGCGGGGTCACCCCTCGGGGCGGGAACCCTGCCGGGCGACACGGCCGCCGAGCTCGCGCTCTCGCGCGACGGCGAGTTCCTCTACGCGGGCGTGCGCGGCTCCGACACCCTCGCGGTGCTGCGCGTGCGCGGTGCGGGCGACGCGGTGGCTCCGGTCGCGCTGGTCGAGGCGGGCGTGCACTGGCCCCGCCACCACGTGGTCGAGCGCGACACGCTGCTGGTGGCCGGGCAGCTCGGCGACGAGGTCGCCTCGCTCACGCTCGACCTGCGCACCGGCGTTCCGGGTCGTGTGCGGCACCGCGTCGCCGCTCCCAGCCCCACCTGCCTCCTGCCGCTGCGCTGACCCGCCGCGCCGCGGCATCCACTCCCCTGCGCCCGGCGCCCGGCGCCCCTCGCCCTGCGCTCTGCGCCCTGCGCCCTGCGCCCCGCGCCCCTGCACCCCGCGCTCCTCTGCCGATCCGGAAACCGGAGTACGCGACGTTTCCCGGATCGAGGACGCCCGGTGATCCGGAGAAGCGCGGGGGATCCGGTTTCCGGATCCGGCGCAGGGGGTTGCGCAGGGGTTGCGCAGGCGGGTTGCGCAGAGGAGACGGGGCGCGAGCCGCCGCGCCCGCGGGCGAAAGCTAGACCTTGGCGTCCTGCCGGGGGATCACGACCTGCTTGATGATTAGCAGAATGGATGCCGTCACCGGAACCGCGACGAGGGCGCCGAGAAGTCCGAGCAGGGTGCCGCCGACGAGGGCTCCGATCACGACGAGTGATCCGGGCACCGAGACCGCCTTGTTCATCACCCGCGGCGTGAGCACGTAGGCCTCCACCTGCATGTAGATGAGGTAGGCGAGCGCGAAGATCAGGGCCGACACCGGGTTGAGGATCAGGGCGACCGACGAGCCGATGATCCAGAACAAGACCGGACCCACGAGCGGGATGATCGTGATGGAGAACGCGACCACGGCCATCAGCGCCGCGAACTGCAGCCCCAGGATCAGATACATGATGAAGGTGAAGGTCGCGTTGAAGAACGCGAGCGTCACCATGCCCATGAGGTATCCGCCGATCGAGTCGGTGATCTGCTCGGTGAGGGAGGCGACCTTGGCACGGCTGCGGGCGGGGGCGAGCTGGTACATCCCCTGCTTCATCGACTGCAGGGATGCCAGGAAGTACAGGCTCAGCACGATGACGATGATCCCGCCCGAGATCGCGGTGCCGACGCCGACCACGACCTGCAGTACGCCGCCGCCGACCGCCGCGATGTTGCCGGGGTCGGAGAGGAACTTCACGACTTCGCTGGTGAGCGTTTCGATCGGGTCGCCGAAGGTCGTCGAGAGCCAGGTGTAGACGTCGGTCTGCTGGAAGTTCTCGACGATCGAAGGGATGTCCTTGATGAACTGGGTGATCTGCGAGATGACCGTCGGGATGATCAGCAGCAGCACGCCGATCAGCACGATCGCGAAAGCCGAATAGACGATCACGATCGCCCACGTGCGCCCGACCTTGCGGCGCGAGAGCATGCGCACGGCCGGATCGAGGCCGAGGGCCACGAACAGCGCGAGGGCGATGTAGATGATGATCGTCGACAGGCTGCCGAACGCGAGTCCCAGGACGACGGCGACCAGACCGCCGAGAGTGAGGGAGAAGCCGACGGCGAACGGGTTGTTCAGATTCGCCCAGCGCTGGAGCCGGCTCATGGTCGCGGGGGTGGGGTCCTCGGCGTGATCCGCGGGCGCGGAATCGGTCGCATCGGTCATGCGTCACACTCTAGGGGTGCGACGCTCCGCGCAGGAGTACCGATGCGCGACTCGGGTAGGGTCGTGGCCGAGGAGGCGCCATGACCGAGGACCCGACGACGACGCTGCACCGCCTGCGCGGCAGCATCGACAACATCGACGCCGCCCTGATCCACCTCCTCGCCGAGCGGTTCAAGGCGACGAAGCAGGTCGGGCAGCTGAAGGCGGAGCACGGGATGCCGGCGAGCGACCCGGCTCGTGAGGAGCAGCAGGTCGCCCGCCTCCGTCAGCTGGCCGAGGCCGCCGACCTCGACCCCGCGTTCGCGGAGAAGTGGTTCAACTTCGTGGTGGCCGAGGTGATCCGCCACCACACCGAGGCCGCCGACGGCCGCTGACGAAGTGCGCCCGACCGGCCGGGGGCCTACGGAACCGCGCGGCGCAGCGTGAGGTACGAGATGCCGCCGAGCACCGCGATCACCAGCAGTCCCCACAGCGACAGGCCGAGGGATCCCTGCGTTCCGAACCACCCGAACACCTGCGCCCACGCGTTGGCGCGCCCGATGAGGAACATCACCCCCACCAGCAGCGCGCCCAGGCCGATCAGCACGGTCGTGAGCACCAGCGAGCCGAAGCGCTTGTAGATCGTCGCCGACCAGAAGCCCACGACGAAGAACGCCATCGCGACCGTGAAGAACGACACGGCGGCGCCGAGGGGCCCGGCCTCCCACATGAACGGCAGATAGAAGAAGTACCCGTTCA
This region includes:
- a CDS encoding chorismate mutase, whose product is MTEDPTTTLHRLRGSIDNIDAALIHLLAERFKATKQVGQLKAEHGMPASDPAREEQQVARLRQLAEAADLDPAFAEKWFNFVVAEVIRHHTEAADGR
- a CDS encoding AI-2E family transporter; the protein is MTDATDSAPADHAEDPTPATMSRLQRWANLNNPFAVGFSLTLGGLVAVVLGLAFGSLSTIIIYIALALFVALGLDPAVRMLSRRKVGRTWAIVIVYSAFAIVLIGVLLLIIPTVISQITQFIKDIPSIVENFQQTDVYTWLSTTFGDPIETLTSEVVKFLSDPGNIAAVGGGVLQVVVGVGTAISGGIIVIVLSLYFLASLQSMKQGMYQLAPARSRAKVASLTEQITDSIGGYLMGMVTLAFFNATFTFIMYLILGLQFAALMAVVAFSITIIPLVGPVLFWIIGSSVALILNPVSALIFALAYLIYMQVEAYVLTPRVMNKAVSVPGSLVVIGALVGGTLLGLLGALVAVPVTASILLIIKQVVIPRQDAKV
- a CDS encoding lactonase family protein, with amino-acid sequence MRFLLGGYTADMDGRADGIGVLLAGAADDALAGGTLALADDVVTTGGSPSWLTPHPTLDVVYAALEGDGTVQAFRRTGETTYVPLGAPVAAGDSPCHVAVSPDGSFLVVSCWSDGRVVRMAVDAAGRPHTPVIAPMPADPYDADAGATVSFAAPGLDLAAAARALREAAGEEYAHLVPDHDREPVEDVDAGGAASTRPPHAHQAVFLPGGLIATTDMGYDLVRFWRDSPAGLRLVQDVVLPQGSGPRHMRRHPSGHLYVVAELSCEVFALAYDPAAAQGAGAWRVVAGSPLGAGTLPGDTAAELALSRDGEFLYAGVRGSDTLAVLRVRGAGDAVAPVALVEAGVHWPRHHVVERDTLLVAGQLGDEVASLTLDLRTGVPGRVRHRVAAPSPTCLLPLR